One Cedecea neteri DNA segment encodes these proteins:
- the galS gene encoding HTH-type transcriptional regulator GalS, with protein MRPTPPTPITIRDVARIAGVSVATVSRVLNNSALVSPETRENVMQAVAELGYRPNANAQALATQVSDTIGVVVMDVSDPFFGALVKAVDVVAQQHNKYLLIGNSYHQEDKERHAIEVLIRQRCSALIVHAKALSDEELATFLEQVPGMVLINRLVPGYAHRCVCLDNVSGAVMATRMLLNQGHSRIGYLASSHQIEDNDQRHQGWLQALDEQGISPPEGWVGMGSPDMQGGEAAMVELLGRNQQLTAVFSYNDSMAAGALTALKDNGIAVPQHVSIIGFDDIPIARYTDPQLTTVRYPVVSMARLATELALQGAAGQLDRDVTHCFMPTLVRRHSVAMKQNVVSITPLSKR; from the coding sequence ATGAGACCGACTCCCCCAACGCCGATTACCATTCGTGACGTTGCCCGTATCGCCGGGGTTTCAGTAGCGACAGTATCCCGAGTATTAAATAACAGCGCGCTGGTCAGCCCGGAAACGCGCGAAAACGTCATGCAGGCTGTTGCTGAGCTGGGCTACCGTCCAAACGCCAACGCGCAGGCGCTGGCCACTCAGGTTAGCGACACCATTGGCGTGGTGGTGATGGATGTTTCTGACCCCTTCTTCGGGGCGTTGGTGAAAGCGGTGGATGTGGTTGCCCAGCAGCACAATAAATATTTGCTGATCGGCAACAGCTACCACCAGGAAGACAAAGAGCGTCATGCCATTGAGGTGCTGATCCGCCAGCGATGCAGCGCGTTAATCGTGCATGCTAAAGCGCTGAGCGACGAGGAGTTGGCTACTTTTCTGGAGCAGGTCCCCGGCATGGTGCTGATCAACCGCCTGGTGCCCGGCTATGCTCACCGTTGCGTCTGCCTGGATAACGTCAGCGGGGCGGTGATGGCCACCCGGATGCTGCTGAACCAGGGGCATTCGCGTATCGGCTATCTGGCTTCCAGCCATCAGATTGAAGATAACGACCAGCGGCATCAGGGCTGGCTGCAGGCGCTGGACGAGCAGGGCATTTCGCCGCCGGAGGGCTGGGTCGGTATGGGCTCGCCGGACATGCAGGGCGGGGAGGCGGCGATGGTTGAGCTGCTTGGGCGCAACCAGCAGCTTACCGCCGTTTTCTCCTATAACGACAGCATGGCCGCCGGGGCGCTAACAGCGCTGAAAGACAACGGCATTGCCGTGCCGCAGCATGTCTCGATTATCGGCTTTGACGATATTCCTATTGCCCGTTACACCGACCCGCAGCTAACAACCGTGCGCTATCCGGTGGTTTCTATGGCGCGCTTAGCGACCGAACTGGCGTTACAGGGGGCGGCAGGTCAGCTGGATCGTGATGTAACGCACTGTTTTATGCCGACTTTAGTTCGTCGTCATTCGGTGGCGATGAAGCAAAATGTGGTGTCGATCACTCCGCTGTCAAAGCGTTAG
- a CDS encoding FecCD family ABC transporter permease, with amino-acid sequence MSATTDPMPNEAQPATIMGRYQQVLRHRYLLMGALVIAIFASLLLDFTLGPSGLPLDTLWQTLIDPASANAGTRVIVWDIRLPYALMALLVGMALGLAGAEMQTILNNPLASPFTLGVSSAAAFGAALAIILGIGIPGVPDQWFISANAFVFALFAALMLDAITRWTRVASSGVVLFGIALVFTFNALVSMLQFIASEDTLQGLVFWTMGSLARASWDKLGVLLLAFAIIMPISMLSSWKLTALRLGEDRAVSFGIDVKRLRLGTLLRISILSALSVAFVGPIGFIGLVAPHIARMLFGEDHRFYLPGSVLVGALVLSLASVASKNIIPGVIIPVGIVTSLVGVPFFLSIILRHKGNV; translated from the coding sequence ATGAGTGCCACCACCGATCCAATGCCAAACGAGGCGCAGCCTGCCACCATTATGGGGCGATACCAGCAGGTGCTACGTCACCGCTATTTGCTGATGGGGGCGTTGGTAATTGCGATCTTCGCCTCGCTGCTGCTGGACTTTACCCTTGGCCCTTCCGGGCTGCCGCTGGATACGCTGTGGCAGACCCTGATTGACCCGGCCAGCGCTAACGCCGGTACGCGGGTGATCGTGTGGGACATTCGTCTGCCTTATGCGCTGATGGCGCTGTTGGTCGGCATGGCGCTGGGCCTGGCGGGGGCGGAGATGCAAACCATCCTCAATAACCCGCTGGCCAGCCCGTTTACCCTCGGCGTTTCCTCCGCCGCGGCCTTTGGTGCCGCGCTGGCGATTATCCTCGGCATCGGTATTCCTGGGGTGCCCGATCAGTGGTTTATTTCCGCTAACGCTTTCGTCTTTGCGCTGTTTGCCGCGCTGATGCTGGACGCCATTACCCGCTGGACCCGCGTGGCGAGTTCCGGCGTGGTGCTGTTTGGTATCGCGCTGGTGTTCACCTTTAACGCCCTGGTGTCGATGCTGCAGTTCATCGCCAGCGAAGACACGCTTCAGGGGCTGGTGTTCTGGACGATGGGCAGCCTGGCTCGTGCCTCCTGGGACAAGCTCGGCGTGCTGCTGCTGGCCTTCGCCATCATCATGCCGATTTCCATGCTGAGTTCCTGGAAGCTGACCGCGCTGCGCTTAGGCGAAGATCGCGCCGTCAGTTTTGGCATCGACGTAAAGCGCCTGCGTTTAGGTACTTTACTGCGCATCAGTATTTTATCCGCGCTGTCCGTGGCGTTTGTCGGCCCCATCGGTTTTATCGGCCTGGTGGCACCGCACATCGCCCGTATGCTGTTTGGCGAGGATCACCGCTTCTACCTGCCGGGCAGCGTGCTGGTCGGCGCTCTGGTGCTGTCGCTGGCATCGGTTGCCTCTAAAAACATCATCCCTGGCGTCATTATTCCGGTAGGGATTGTCACCTCGTTGGTGGGCGTGCCGTTCTTCCTGAGTATTATTCTGCGCCATAAGGGGAACGTGTGA
- a CDS encoding ABC transporter substrate-binding protein yields MIKFKNICLALALTAAGLPAALAATVTDIVGREVTIPQKVDRILLGEGRLFYALALLEGQKPIDRIVGWQGDFRKLDTQTYAEYKAKFPKIDDIPLIGSTTADSVSPEKVLTLHPDVAIFGLSGHGPGRHSELVSQLEKAGVPVVFVDFRTSPLKNTLPSMRVLGKVLHREKQADDYIAFYEANLKKITDVTGKMAEKDKPSVFIELRAAAMEECCGSAGKGNMGDFIDLAGGMNIAKNLLPGALGTVNLEKVLAADPQVYIASGGKAPGSTSPGVVLGAQATQAEAQASLKSVLERKGIDQLTAVKEGRAYGVWHNFYNSPYNILAIQAMATWFHPQQFAEVNPEQTMQQLYKQFLAVEPTGTYWTDLKK; encoded by the coding sequence ATGATTAAATTCAAGAATATTTGTCTGGCTCTGGCATTAACCGCCGCCGGTTTACCTGCTGCACTGGCCGCGACGGTGACAGATATTGTTGGGCGTGAAGTGACCATCCCGCAGAAAGTTGACCGTATTTTGCTGGGGGAAGGGCGTCTGTTTTATGCCCTGGCGCTGCTGGAAGGGCAAAAGCCGATTGACCGTATCGTCGGCTGGCAGGGCGATTTCCGTAAGTTAGATACGCAGACTTACGCGGAATATAAAGCGAAATTCCCGAAAATTGATGACATTCCGCTGATTGGCAGTACCACCGCCGACAGCGTCAGCCCGGAAAAAGTGCTGACTTTACACCCGGACGTGGCGATTTTTGGCCTGTCTGGTCACGGCCCTGGCCGCCACAGCGAGCTGGTCTCTCAGCTTGAAAAAGCGGGCGTCCCGGTGGTCTTCGTCGATTTTCGTACCTCGCCGCTGAAAAATACCTTGCCGAGCATGCGCGTGCTGGGCAAAGTGTTGCATCGCGAGAAACAGGCCGATGATTACATCGCCTTTTATGAAGCAAACCTGAAAAAAATTACTGACGTCACCGGCAAGATGGCGGAGAAAGACAAGCCATCCGTGTTTATCGAACTGCGTGCGGCGGCCATGGAAGAATGCTGCGGCTCTGCGGGCAAAGGTAACATGGGCGACTTCATCGACCTGGCGGGCGGCATGAACATTGCCAAAAACTTGCTGCCGGGCGCGCTGGGTACCGTAAACCTGGAAAAAGTGCTTGCCGCTGACCCGCAGGTTTATATTGCCAGCGGCGGTAAAGCCCCTGGCTCAACCTCTCCGGGTGTAGTGCTTGGCGCTCAGGCTACTCAAGCCGAAGCACAGGCCAGCCTGAAGAGCGTGCTGGAGCGTAAAGGCATTGACCAGTTAACGGCGGTCAAAGAAGGGCGCGCCTATGGCGTATGGCATAATTTCTACAATTCGCCGTACAACATCCTCGCGATTCAGGCGATGGCGACCTGGTTCCATCCGCAGCAGTTTGCTGAGGTGAACCCGGAACAGACAATGCAGCAACTTTATAAACAGTTCCTGGCGGTCGAGCCAACGGGAACGTACTGGACCGATCTTAAGAAGTAA
- the cirA gene encoding catecholate siderophore receptor CirA: MLRLNPIVRGGLCASVLGLAFPVIADDREETLVVTASATEQNLKDAPASISVITRDELQKKPVNNLKDVLQNVPGVQLTNEGDNRRGVSLRGLDSSYTLILVDGKRVNSRNAVFRHNDFDLNWIPADAIERIEVVRGPMSSLYGSDALGGVVNIITRKVGKAWHGTFTVDSTVQEHRDRGDTYNGNFFTSGPLIDDVLGVKVYGSLGKRQKDGQQASTTNASGLTPQIEGFTSRNASTEFAWTPADNQDVTVGYGFDRQDRESDSLDKNRIERQDYSLGHNGRWGFGNTELRFYGDKIDNLNPGNSAAITSRNNSLDGKLVLPLSDINQFLTFGGEWRHDKLSDPVNITGGNSSKTSASQYALFIEDEWRIFEPLALTTGIRMDDHETYGDHWSPRAYLVYNATDTVTVKGGWATAFKAPSLLQLSPDWTSKSCRGACQIVGSPDLKPETSESFELGLYYAGDEGILDGVSGSVTAFQNNVEDMIDIQRTANRSVAPSYSNFVGFDKSGNPIFRYYNVNKARIRGVETELKIPFNDQWKLSLNYTYNDGRDLSNGGNKPLQQQSFHTANGTVDWAPLEDWSFYVSANYTGKQRAVSATDKTPGGYIVWNTGGAWKATKNVKVRAGVLNLGDKDLNRDIYSYNEDGRRYFMALDYSF; this comes from the coding sequence ATGTTAAGGTTGAATCCCATTGTCCGGGGAGGACTTTGTGCGTCTGTACTCGGTCTGGCTTTTCCCGTCATCGCCGACGATCGCGAAGAAACCCTCGTTGTCACCGCGTCTGCCACCGAACAAAATCTCAAAGATGCGCCCGCCAGTATCAGCGTGATCACCCGGGACGAACTGCAAAAAAAACCGGTTAACAATCTGAAGGATGTGCTGCAGAACGTGCCTGGCGTCCAGCTGACCAACGAAGGGGATAACCGCCGGGGCGTCAGCCTGCGCGGCCTGGACAGCAGCTACACCCTGATTCTGGTAGACGGCAAACGCGTTAACTCCCGCAATGCGGTCTTCCGCCATAACGACTTTGATCTGAACTGGATCCCAGCGGATGCCATTGAGCGCATCGAAGTGGTGCGCGGCCCGATGTCCTCCCTGTATGGTTCCGACGCCCTTGGCGGCGTGGTGAACATCATCACCCGCAAAGTCGGCAAAGCCTGGCACGGTACCTTCACCGTAGATTCCACCGTGCAGGAACACCGCGATCGCGGCGATACCTATAACGGCAACTTCTTCACCAGCGGCCCGCTGATTGACGACGTGCTGGGTGTAAAAGTTTACGGCAGCCTGGGTAAGCGCCAGAAGGACGGCCAGCAGGCGTCAACGACTAACGCCAGCGGCCTGACGCCGCAGATTGAAGGCTTCACTTCCCGCAACGCCAGCACCGAGTTTGCCTGGACACCGGCTGATAACCAGGATGTCACCGTGGGCTACGGCTTTGACCGCCAGGACAGGGAATCTGACTCGCTGGATAAGAACCGCATCGAACGTCAGGATTACTCCCTCGGCCACAACGGGCGCTGGGGCTTCGGCAATACCGAACTGCGTTTTTACGGCGACAAAATTGATAACCTGAATCCGGGCAACAGTGCGGCTATTACCTCCCGCAACAACAGCCTCGACGGCAAGCTGGTGCTGCCGCTCAGCGACATCAACCAGTTCCTGACCTTCGGCGGGGAGTGGCGGCACGACAAGCTGAGCGACCCGGTAAATATTACCGGCGGTAATAGCTCAAAAACCTCGGCCAGCCAGTACGCGCTGTTTATTGAAGACGAATGGCGTATCTTCGAGCCGCTGGCGCTGACCACCGGCATCCGTATGGATGACCATGAAACTTACGGCGACCACTGGAGCCCGCGTGCTTATCTCGTCTATAACGCGACCGATACTGTCACCGTCAAAGGCGGCTGGGCCACGGCCTTCAAAGCGCCATCTCTGCTGCAACTTAGCCCGGACTGGACCAGCAAATCCTGCCGTGGCGCCTGCCAGATTGTCGGCAGCCCTGACCTGAAGCCGGAAACCAGCGAAAGCTTTGAGCTGGGGCTGTATTACGCCGGGGACGAAGGCATTCTGGACGGCGTGAGCGGCAGCGTGACCGCTTTCCAGAACAACGTTGAGGATATGATTGATATCCAGCGCACTGCGAACCGCAGCGTGGCGCCGTCTTACTCAAACTTTGTGGGCTTTGATAAGAGCGGTAACCCGATCTTCCGCTATTACAACGTGAACAAAGCGCGTATTCGCGGCGTAGAAACAGAGCTGAAAATACCGTTTAACGACCAGTGGAAACTGTCGCTGAACTACACCTATAACGACGGACGAGACCTGAGCAACGGCGGCAATAAACCGCTGCAGCAGCAGTCGTTCCACACCGCGAACGGCACCGTTGACTGGGCGCCGCTGGAGGACTGGTCGTTCTATGTGTCGGCGAACTACACCGGCAAGCAGCGTGCGGTATCCGCTACGGATAAAACACCGGGCGGCTACATCGTGTGGAACACCGGCGGGGCCTGGAAAGCGACGAAGAACGTAAAGGTGCGGGCAGGGGTTCTGAACCTGGGCGACAAAGATCTGAATCGTGATATCTACAGCTATAACGAAGACGGTCGCCGCTACTTTATGGCACTGGATTATAGTTTCTAA
- a CDS encoding ABC transporter ATP-binding protein produces the protein MMQGLKIDAFNAGYPKRKIIEDLSVPTLPRGKITVLLGPNGCGKSTLLRSLAGLNRAEGQLYLDGEDLMALPFAKRAEKVVYLPQSLPQGVHLHVLESIIVAQRASGGRHSAESEAQVMELLKQLGISHLALSYLDQLSGGQKQLVGLAQSLIRRPSLLLLDEPLSALDLNYQFHVMDLVARETRERNIVTVVVVHDINIALRHSEHVLMLRDGKLVASGEPEEVITPRSLAQVYGVKGRIERCSQGVAQVLIDGLVETPTV, from the coding sequence GTGATGCAGGGCTTAAAGATTGATGCATTCAACGCCGGCTACCCGAAGCGTAAAATCATAGAAGACCTCAGCGTGCCAACGCTGCCGCGCGGCAAAATCACCGTGCTGCTGGGGCCGAACGGCTGCGGGAAATCCACTTTGCTGCGTTCGCTGGCGGGGCTGAATCGCGCGGAAGGGCAGCTGTATCTTGACGGTGAAGACCTGATGGCTTTGCCGTTTGCCAAACGCGCCGAAAAAGTGGTTTATCTGCCGCAGTCTCTGCCGCAGGGCGTCCATCTCCACGTGCTGGAGTCCATTATCGTGGCGCAGCGCGCGTCCGGTGGCCGCCACAGCGCCGAAAGCGAAGCGCAGGTCATGGAACTGCTGAAACAGTTGGGGATCTCGCACCTGGCGCTGAGCTATCTCGACCAGCTTTCCGGCGGGCAAAAACAGCTGGTGGGCCTGGCGCAGTCTTTGATTCGTCGTCCGTCCCTGCTGCTGCTTGATGAACCGCTGAGCGCGCTGGATTTGAATTACCAGTTCCACGTTATGGATCTGGTCGCCCGCGAAACCCGCGAGCGTAATATCGTCACCGTTGTGGTGGTGCACGATATCAATATTGCTTTACGCCATAGCGAGCATGTTCTCATGCTGCGCGATGGCAAACTGGTTGCCAGCGGCGAACCGGAGGAAGTGATTACTCCGCGCAGCCTGGCCCAGGTTTACGGCGTGAAGGGGCGCATCGAACGCTGCTCACAGGGTGTTGCCCAGGTGCTTATCGACGGCCTGGTGGAAACGCCCACCGTATAA
- the mglB gene encoding galactose/glucose ABC transporter substrate-binding protein MglB — protein sequence MNKKVLTLSAVMSCMLFGAAANAADRIGVTIYKYDDNFMSVVRKAIEKDAKASPDVQLLMNDSQNDQSKQNDQIDVLLAKGVKALAINLVDPAAAGTVIEKARAQNVPVVFFNKEPSRKALDSYDKAYYVGTDSKESGIIQGDLIAKHWAANPAWDLNKDGQVQFVLLKGEPGHPDAEARTTYVIKELNDKGLKTQQLQLDTAMWDTAQAKDKMDAWLSGPNANKIEVVIANNDAMAMGAVEALKAHNKTSIPVFGVDALPEALALVKSGAMAGTVLNDANNQAKATFDLAKNLADGKPAAEGTNWKIENKIVRVPYVGVDKDNLAQFIGK from the coding sequence ATGAATAAGAAGGTTTTGACTCTGTCCGCCGTGATGTCCTGCATGTTATTTGGTGCCGCAGCGAACGCCGCTGACCGTATTGGTGTGACGATTTATAAATACGACGACAACTTCATGTCAGTGGTTCGTAAGGCCATTGAAAAAGATGCGAAAGCGTCACCTGACGTACAGCTGCTGATGAACGACTCGCAGAACGACCAGTCCAAACAGAACGACCAGATCGACGTTCTGCTGGCTAAAGGCGTGAAGGCGCTGGCCATCAACCTGGTTGACCCGGCTGCTGCGGGCACCGTAATCGAAAAAGCGCGTGCGCAAAACGTGCCGGTTGTGTTCTTCAACAAAGAACCTTCCCGCAAAGCGCTGGATAGCTACGACAAAGCTTACTACGTCGGCACCGACTCTAAAGAGTCCGGCATCATTCAGGGTGACCTGATTGCTAAACACTGGGCGGCTAACCCGGCCTGGGATCTGAACAAAGACGGCCAGGTCCAGTTCGTGCTGCTGAAAGGCGAACCGGGCCACCCGGATGCCGAAGCGCGTACCACCTACGTTATCAAAGAACTGAACGACAAAGGCCTGAAAACTCAGCAACTGCAGCTGGATACCGCGATGTGGGACACCGCTCAGGCTAAAGACAAAATGGACGCGTGGCTCTCCGGCCCGAACGCTAACAAAATCGAAGTGGTTATCGCCAACAACGATGCGATGGCAATGGGTGCAGTAGAAGCGCTGAAAGCCCACAACAAAACCTCTATTCCAGTGTTTGGCGTAGATGCCCTGCCGGAAGCCCTGGCGCTGGTGAAATCCGGTGCGATGGCCGGGACCGTGCTGAACGATGCCAACAACCAGGCAAAAGCGACCTTTGACCTGGCGAAAAACCTGGCCGACGGTAAGCCTGCAGCCGAAGGCACCAACTGGAAGATTGAGAACAAAATCGTACGTGTACCTTACGTAGGCGTGGATAAAGACAACCTCGCACAGTTTATCGGCAAATAA
- the fghA gene encoding S-formylglutathione hydrolase — translation MELLEEHRCFEGWQQRWRHPSTVLNCPMTFSIFLPPPASASPPPVVYWLSGLTCNDENFTTKAGAQRVAAELGIVLVMPDTSPRGEEVPNDPGYDLGQGAGFYLNATQQPWATHFRMYDYLRDELPQLIAENFSVSEKASIFGHSMGGHGALIMALKNPGRFRSVSAFAPIVNPTRVPWGQKAFKAYLGEDESLWQEWDSCCLLGKALPSAQLPMLIDQGDDDQFLADQLRPEEFEKVAQEKGWPLTLRIQPGCDHSYYFIATFVEDHLRFHAEHLQD, via the coding sequence ATGGAATTACTGGAAGAACACCGATGTTTCGAAGGCTGGCAGCAGCGCTGGCGCCACCCGTCCACCGTGCTTAACTGCCCAATGACGTTCAGTATTTTTCTCCCACCTCCGGCAAGCGCCTCCCCGCCGCCGGTAGTTTACTGGCTTTCCGGGCTAACCTGTAACGACGAAAACTTCACGACCAAAGCAGGCGCGCAGCGCGTGGCGGCCGAGCTTGGCATTGTGCTGGTGATGCCGGACACCAGCCCGCGCGGTGAAGAAGTCCCTAACGACCCGGGCTACGACCTGGGCCAGGGGGCGGGCTTTTACCTCAATGCGACGCAGCAGCCGTGGGCCACGCACTTCCGCATGTACGATTACCTGCGTGACGAACTGCCGCAGCTGATTGCAGAGAATTTTAGCGTCAGCGAAAAAGCGTCGATATTTGGTCATTCCATGGGCGGACACGGCGCACTGATCATGGCGCTGAAAAATCCTGGCCGCTTCCGCTCGGTATCGGCTTTTGCACCGATTGTTAATCCAACCCGCGTGCCGTGGGGGCAAAAAGCCTTTAAAGCCTATCTCGGTGAAGATGAATCTTTGTGGCAAGAGTGGGACAGCTGCTGCCTGCTGGGTAAAGCGCTGCCGTCGGCACAGCTGCCCATGCTTATCGATCAGGGGGATGACGATCAGTTCCTGGCCGACCAGCTAAGGCCGGAAGAGTTTGAAAAAGTCGCGCAGGAAAAAGGCTGGCCGCTGACGCTGCGCATTCAGCCGGGCTGCGACCACAGCTACTATTTCATCGCGACGTTTGTTGAGGATCATTTGCGTTTTCACGCGGAGCATTTGCAAGACTAG
- the folE gene encoding GTP cyclohydrolase I FolE → MSSLSKEAALVHEALVARGLETPLRPPLRELDNETRKSQIAAHMTEIMQLLNLDLSDDSLMETPHRIAKMYVDEIFSGLDYANFPKITVIENKMKVDEMVTVRDITLTSTCEHHFVTIDGKATVAYIPKDTVIGLSKINRIVQFFAQRPQVQERLTQQILIALQTLLGTNNVAVSIDAVHYCVKARGVKDATSATTTTSLGGLFKSSQNTRQEFLRAVRHN, encoded by the coding sequence ATGTCATCACTCTCAAAAGAAGCCGCCCTGGTTCATGAGGCGCTTGTTGCGCGCGGTCTGGAAACGCCGCTGCGTCCGCCGTTACGTGAACTGGATAATGAAACCCGTAAAAGCCAGATTGCCGCCCATATGACGGAAATCATGCAGCTGCTTAATCTCGATTTGAGTGACGACAGCCTGATGGAAACCCCGCATCGCATCGCCAAAATGTATGTCGATGAGATTTTCTCCGGCCTGGACTACGCCAATTTCCCGAAAATCACCGTCATTGAAAACAAAATGAAGGTGGATGAAATGGTCACCGTGCGCGATATCACCCTGACCAGCACCTGCGAGCATCACTTCGTGACCATCGACGGGAAAGCCACCGTGGCGTATATCCCGAAAGATACCGTCATCGGTTTGTCCAAAATTAACCGCATCGTGCAGTTCTTTGCTCAGCGTCCGCAGGTTCAGGAACGTCTGACCCAGCAGATCCTGATTGCGCTGCAAACGCTGCTGGGCACCAATAACGTGGCGGTGTCCATTGATGCGGTGCATTACTGCGTGAAAGCGCGTGGGGTAAAAGACGCCACCAGTGCGACCACCACCACCTCGCTCGGCGGCCTGTTTAAGTCCAGCCAGAATACGCGTCAGGAGTTCCTGCGCGCAGTACGCCACAATTAA
- the yeiB gene encoding DUF418 domain-containing protein YeiB, which produces MERNVTLDFVRGTAILGILLLNIVAFGLPKAAYLNPAWYGEITSRDAWTWAVMDLFAEVKFLTLFALLFGAGLQMLLARGSRWIQSRLTLLVLLGFMHALLLWDGDILLAYGLTGLVCWRLIRDATGQKQLFNTGVVLYLIGIGVLLLLGVISGDGVNRSWVPDAANLQYEQWWKLGGGVEAISNRADLLSSNLVALGAQYGWQLAGMMLIGAALMRSGWLRGEFSLKHYRRTGAILIAIGMAINLPAIAAQWHLKWDFRWCALLLQAPRELSAPFQAIGYAALAWGFWPQLSRFRLVGWIACVGRMALTNYLLQTILCTTLFYRFGLYMKFDRLALLAFVPAVWAVNILLSVLWLRYFRQGPVEWLWRQLTARASGDALRKAQR; this is translated from the coding sequence GTGGAGAGAAATGTCACCCTGGACTTCGTCCGCGGTACCGCCATTCTGGGCATTCTGCTGCTCAATATTGTCGCTTTTGGCCTGCCGAAGGCGGCTTATCTCAACCCGGCCTGGTACGGTGAGATAACCTCTCGCGACGCCTGGACCTGGGCGGTAATGGACCTGTTTGCCGAAGTTAAATTCCTCACGCTTTTTGCGCTGCTGTTTGGGGCGGGCCTGCAGATGTTGCTGGCTCGAGGCTCGCGCTGGATCCAGTCACGGCTGACGCTGCTGGTACTGCTGGGTTTTATGCATGCGCTGTTGCTGTGGGACGGCGACATTCTGCTGGCTTATGGCCTGACCGGGCTGGTGTGCTGGCGGCTGATTCGTGACGCCACGGGGCAAAAGCAGCTGTTTAATACCGGCGTCGTGCTGTACCTCATCGGCATTGGCGTGCTGTTGCTGCTGGGCGTCATCTCAGGTGATGGCGTTAACCGCTCCTGGGTGCCTGATGCGGCCAACCTGCAATATGAGCAATGGTGGAAGCTCGGTGGCGGCGTGGAAGCTATCAGCAACCGCGCCGATTTACTCTCTTCGAACCTGGTGGCGCTGGGCGCGCAATACGGCTGGCAGCTGGCAGGCATGATGCTGATTGGCGCGGCTCTGATGCGCAGCGGCTGGCTGAGAGGGGAGTTTAGCCTGAAGCATTACCGGCGAACCGGTGCCATTTTGATCGCCATCGGCATGGCGATTAATCTGCCGGCGATTGCGGCCCAGTGGCACCTGAAGTGGGATTTCCGCTGGTGTGCGTTGCTGTTACAGGCTCCACGTGAGCTGAGCGCGCCGTTTCAGGCTATTGGTTACGCCGCGCTGGCCTGGGGCTTTTGGCCGCAACTGTCCCGTTTCCGGCTGGTGGGCTGGATTGCCTGCGTCGGGCGCATGGCGCTGACCAATTACCTGCTGCAAACCATTCTCTGCACAACACTGTTCTATCGCTTTGGTTTGTATATGAAATTCGACCGTCTCGCGCTGCTGGCCTTTGTCCCTGCCGTGTGGGCGGTGAACATTCTTCTGTCGGTGTTATGGCTGCGTTATTTCCGTCAGGGGCCGGTAGAATGGCTTTGGCGACAGTTAACCGCCCGTGCTTCAGGAGATGCGTTACGCAAAGCACAGAGATAA